The DNA region GGAGGATCCCCTGTCGCTCCAGCTCGTCGAGGTCCCTGTGGATCGTCATCAGGCTGACGTTGAACATCTCGGCCAGCTTCTTGGCGCTCACCTGCCCGTGCTGGATGACGTACTCGGCGATCTGCTCCTGGCGCAGGCTGGGGGCCAGGGACCGCTCGCTGGCCGCCTCCCTGTCTCGGAGGCCGTCCAGGGCCACCAAGTGCTCTTCCTCCGGGCGCTCTCCGTCGTTGTCGTTCACGCTCTCACCTCGATTCTGTGACTTTGTATGTTATCATCACACGGAATCTTAACACGAACCGCGGCGTTTTGCAACACCCGGACGGGCCCTGGTGGGCCCGAATGGGGCTTATAGGGGCCCAATCTCCCCGGCAGGGGCTTGCAAGCGCGCGGGGAGTGTGTTAACATAGGGCTAACCGATGTTATTTTCACATGAAAACTGTGAAAATGTGAAGAACGAGGGAGGTGGTCAGTCAGGGCAGACGATGGACTACGGCCAACAGTCAGGTGATCCTAACCCATACCTAGCACGCAGGAGGAGCATCAAGTGATGGAGAAACCACAGCATAACCCGGCAGCTATCTCTCGTCGACAGTTCCTTAAGTGGACCGCCCTGGCGGGCACGGCCAGCGTGCTGGCCGCCTGCGGCGCCAACACGGGCAGCACGCCCACGCCCAGCAGCCAGCAGGCGGCCTCCAGCCCCGGCACGAGCTTGCCCACGCCCACCGTGGTGAGCTCCCAGCACCTGGGGTCCAACGCGTTCGATTGGCAGAAGTACAAGGGCACATCCCTCAAGCTGTTGCTCAACAAGCATCCCTACGCGGACGCCCTGGTGGCCGACCTGCAGACCTTCACCGACCTGACGGGCATCCGCGTTACCTACGATATATTCCCGGAGGACGTCTACTTCGACAAGGTCACGACCGCCCTCTCCAGCCGCTCCAGCCAGTACGACGCGCTGATGACCGGTGCCTACCAGACCTGGGTGTACGGCCCGGCCAACTGGCTGGTGGACCTGCGCCAGTACATCCAGGACGAGAACCTCACCAACCCCGACTTCGACGTGCAGGACTTCATCCCCAACATCCTCCACAGCGACTCCTGGAGCGGCAAGCCGGGAGAGGCCCCGGGCCAGGGCGACGCCAAGCAGTGGGCCCTGCCCTTCGGCTTCGAGCTCAACTGCCTCTCCTACAACAAGCAGGTGTTCGCCAAGCACAAGCTGCAGGTGCCGCGCACCCTGCCGGAGATCATCGAGACGGCCGAGTACATCTCCAAGAAGGAGGCCAACATGTACGGCATCGGCGTGCGGGGCTCGCGCTCCTGGGCCACGATCCACCCTGGCTTCCTGTCGGCCTACACCTGCTACCACGCCCGTGACTTCGACGACCACCTCAAGGCGGCGATGAACAGCCCACAGGCCGTTGAGATGACGAAGCTGTGGGTGCAGATGATCAAGAAGGGAGGTCCCCCGACCTGGACCCAGTACACCTGGTACGAGGTGGGCAACGACCTGGGAGCCGGCAAGTCCGCCATGATCTACGACGCCGACATCCTGGGCTACTTCCAAAATAGGGGGACGAAGGCGGCCGGGCACATCGGCTGGGCGCCCGTGGCGGCCAACCCGGACGATCCCAAGGCCTACGCCAACGTCTGGATATGGTCCCTGGCCATGAGCAACTTCTCCAACCACAAGGAGGCCACCTGGTACTTCCTGCAGTGGGCCACCGGCAAGGCGCACCTGCTGAAGGGCGCCGTGGAGGGCGACCAGGTCGACCCGGTCAGGCACTCGGTGGCCAACCATCCCAAGGTGGTGGCCAAGCTGAAGCAGAAGTACCCCGGCTATCTGGAGTCCTTCAACCAGCTCATACCCAACTCCAAGATCTACTTCACCCCCCAGCCCCTCTTCTTCGACGTGACTACCGACTGGGCGGCCACCCTGCAGAAGATGGTGACCAGCGGGGCCGACGTCAAGGCCTCCCTGGACGAGCTGGCGGAGAGCATCAACAAGAAGATGGCCGACGCGGGCATCACCCAGTAGGGCTAGGGGAAAGGAGGCATCATGGCTCGCAGAGTGGCTACGACTAACCTGCAGGAGGGGGTGGCGGTGGCGGCCGCCCCGCCCACCCCGACCACGGCGGCCCGCGCGCGGTGGAGGCCCTATCTCCTGGTGGCGCCGTCCATCGTGCTGACGATCTGGGTGCTGTACCCCTTCGCCCAGAG from Thermobaculum terrenum ATCC BAA-798 includes:
- a CDS encoding ABC transporter substrate-binding protein gives rise to the protein MEKPQHNPAAISRRQFLKWTALAGTASVLAACGANTGSTPTPSSQQAASSPGTSLPTPTVVSSQHLGSNAFDWQKYKGTSLKLLLNKHPYADALVADLQTFTDLTGIRVTYDIFPEDVYFDKVTTALSSRSSQYDALMTGAYQTWVYGPANWLVDLRQYIQDENLTNPDFDVQDFIPNILHSDSWSGKPGEAPGQGDAKQWALPFGFELNCLSYNKQVFAKHKLQVPRTLPEIIETAEYISKKEANMYGIGVRGSRSWATIHPGFLSAYTCYHARDFDDHLKAAMNSPQAVEMTKLWVQMIKKGGPPTWTQYTWYEVGNDLGAGKSAMIYDADILGYFQNRGTKAAGHIGWAPVAANPDDPKAYANVWIWSLAMSNFSNHKEATWYFLQWATGKAHLLKGAVEGDQVDPVRHSVANHPKVVAKLKQKYPGYLESFNQLIPNSKIYFTPQPLFFDVTTDWAATLQKMVTSGADVKASLDELAESINKKMADAGITQ